tttttctctatcCACAGCTGTCCACGGATGCATACATTTCCAGATATACTGCATGAATCCATGGATCTCCTTTGTCTTTTGGCGTTTCTACTTGATTGTTTGTTTCGCTATAGCTTTCTATTCTCTCCCGTCCTTTCTCTCTAAGCATTGATTTCGATTGATTAATTACGAGCAGAACACGGACGAGTCGCTATCCCGTCGGGGATTCCACGTCGAACCAGGGCCTCGCGAGAAGGCGGTGAGTGTTGTTgcttctactatttttttttttttttgcttaaaccCTAATTCAATAAAATTTGGTTCATCTGAATCGTATGTCGTCAAATCGAGAGATTAGGTCAAAGTAGTTGGGATTGGTGTATAAAGCTGGACTATGCAATGGTAAATGGgtattttgaaaatagaaaatgacATTTCTGAAGCCTCTTCATCCAGTTCATCTGTTTGGAATTTCTTTGGTGATTTTATCTAACTGTACGAAAGAGGCCAAAGGAAAAAGGAttgtaaaagaaagaaaaggaaattaagAGAGGAGCAGCTTACCGTTGTTCCACTTCCCTAATTTCTCTGAAATTTATGGTGATCAGAATACAAATAAGCTAATCAAGCTACTTGAGTTAGAGCTCTTACTCTGTCTCGTTAACAGCTTGTTTGAGATCGGCTTGTTACATATACAAAATAAggttgaatattttttgggaaaatgacggccaaggacgtgttttgataattaatacccgccaaggacaagttaagaacatttgttaatgctgaaaatgtccttgaagggattatcaaaacacatcctaggccgtcattttcccatatttTTTGCAGCTCGTTAAGCTTCCAAACTAAGCTTGAACAAACTATTTGTCAGCTTGATAAGCTTATAGCGTTAAGGAATTCGAGCTACTCGAGAGCTCATGATTGGCTCGATTAAAGTTTGCCAACCTTGAACGTATATTTAAAGTTCATTAAGTTTCCAGACAAGCTTGGACACTGCCTTGTTTGTCTCGTTCACTCGTTTGTCAGCTCTAGATGATCGCAATTTAGGGGCATAATTTCTACCACGAAGTACATGATCATCTTCTTTATTAATCTCCCCGTGTGAACTGTAAATCAACACAGAGTTTGATATTCAGTCCGCTCATCTTTGTTTTCAGTCTGTGATACTTAAATCCTTTCACACCTTTTGTGATATGAACAATGGTAAGTTCTGGTGTTCGATATAGGTAttgtttttgggtaattaaCCTTTCATTAAGCACAACAAACTCAAATCCAGAGGGTAAAAACCCGTAAACAAAATGAGCTACTTAACGCTAGCAAAGAACAAAAACCCCAAAGGGGAAAAACAGAAGCTAAGGACTGAAAACAGAGGGGCAAATTTCAGTTCCTAGCCAAAAGCCTATTCTGATCAGAATTTTTGAGATTCCGCCTTGAGCATAAGCAAGCTCTAATCTCCTCTTCTACTCTGCCACAAAGAACTGCAGCATCAGACTTTTTACCTTCAAACACACGAAagtttctttccctccaaagcCAATAGAATTGAAAGTAGTATGCAAGCAGGACTTGCCAGGTCTATTACTCAGCGCTTAAGATACTACTCAACGTGAAAGTAGTATGCGAGGTCTATTAAGCAGACGAGGATCCCAGCCTATAATAATTCTAGCAACACCACCGCCTGCATTATAAGTAGACAGCCATAAGGCTGGAAAACAATGCCCCACAGTCACATTAATATTCTCCAGTCTAACTTTAATTTCAGTTTTCCAGTGCTACATACGTGACTTTAACGTCGATAATTCTGGTGAAATATGTCACATTTTGTGTCTAATGTGTATCGTGAGTTGTATCTAACAAAAGTGTGCTGAATCATGCTATGAATGAAGATAATAGTGACAGTGCCCTTGAGTAGCCAAATACTGAAGATAGGTTTGAGGTTTCTTCTATACTCTTGCTTACTTCTTGTATAGCATTTCATGCATGACATAGTTTCCACATTCAATTCAGATATTCCTTCCATTTTCTCTTATCTCTTCGAACTTAAATAACATTTACCACAGCGCGTCTATATTGTGTTACAGAACTTTAGTTATCTAATCCTCTTCCGAAGTGATGGTTTGGCCTTGAATTTTATAAACCGCATGGGTAGAGTTTCAATCTGACTGCGAATTACTTGGTTGTTATTTTGGGGGATACTGATCATTGGTGCTTCTTGCTAGTTGTTTTATATAATGCTTAAATTATTGACAAGAGTAGCTAGGGAAATTTAGCCTACACAAAccgttatttttttaataaccgatAAATTTATGGAAAAGGCATCAAAAGGGAATTTGAGCCTACACAAACAAAATTCATGGCTTTTTAATGGATTAATTTCTGACCTTTGGAGAAACTGTTGGAATCTTGACCTTCGAATTTTTGCCTGCAAGCTGTGTTCTAGTTTCCTGAATTTCTAGAATTGGGTATAGAATCACTTGAACTAAGCTTATCATATTGCAGCTACTAGCAGAGGATCCATCACTGAAGCGGTTCAAATCACATAAGAAAAGTGTGTGGCGGCTCAAAAGAATCGGAGATGTTCTCACAATTGTTGTTGTAGCTGGTAAGCTAATGTCTTAACTGTGACTTGCATACACTGTTTTTTTCTATTAGTTTTGGCGTATGCAACTGCCCCAATGAAGGTAAAAGCATATGTATCCAGATGTCAGAAACTGACAATTTTAGTGTGCTGCCAAGGTCTCTGTTTTCTTCCTTCTGTAAAACTAAACAGATAACAGAGCTGTGAATTTGTGATGATTGGTGTTTTAAGTAATTAGTTTTACCAATTTTCACTATTGGCTCACTATGTTACAAGGACTCTGCTAAATGTATGGAGTAATGTGTGGAACACTGTGAGTCTGTGAGGGTAGGGGATGTGCCAAGCACGTGTAAGCGGGCGGACACTCCAGCAAGGATATTTAGTTATCTGGGTTTACAATGTAACTATGCGTAAAGCTGGCAAATTTCACATGGAAGCCACCTTGCAAACACCACTTCCCAATAAAAGGATTGTTATAAAAATAGATGAATACGGATAAGTTGTTTTTCTGTGTCCCAAAGTCCTCGGGCACTAGAACTAGATAAATTCAACACTTGTACTCCTTTCACCCGATTCTCAAACCTGAGTCGGCATAAATGCTTAATATAGTTGGTGGGCTAATTACTTGGAAAAGGAAATATTACAGTTCTATTTCTAGTTCAATATCTGTAAAAACAATGGAATCTTCTGCTTTTGCACTGAATTATGGAGTACCGGTAAGTGCTGACCAAAACTAACATATAACGTTAAGCAATGGATCTGGTTTTATGTATGAGTTCTCCTTTTCATACAACATCATCTTTACACGCCTGCGCACGCATCGTCATATTGATAGAAGGCGGCATGAAAGCAGGATGGAGCCGGTGCCCAGCTTCACCAACTGGGAGTTTCTTATTGTACTCTAAAAGCAGTTTGCATGTGTTTGACTCTTGGTGCATCATTTGATATCAGAAAACTTTGTTCCTGGACGTCTACCTATTTGTTTGGAACTGTTTCGTATCTGGGGTTTCATCATTGTTTGGCTAAACCACTTGTGTAATGTTTCCATTGGTTGTTTTATTGTGCTATTGGAAGTGTTTTGCATATTGCTTCCTTGCCACGGCCAAAAGATGCGGTGTTACTTTTTTTCCTCTCAACGTCATCTGTGATTCTGGCCTGTAAACGGGTGGCAATAATACAATATCTACCCGTATAACTGCTGATTTTTATTATCAAGAGGGTGGATATTCTCACGTTTCCACCTTCCTTGTGTCTCATAATGAGATTAATTATGTTTTAATCTTGTGATTTGGTTATTGCTGTGTCCAGTATCCACATCCCGAGGCCTTAATCGTTAGTATCTTGAACTTCACCTGTGATTAATCTTGCTTGTTTTCTCCTTTACCCTCTTGTACAACCGATTTGTGTAATCATTGCCAAGATTGTTGAGAAGTATATCTATGTTTCCTGCCTCTCAAAGATTGCACTCTTTGCTTCGCTGTTggcgacaatttttttttattgagttgTTCTGATGTTTGTTGGCTTCAGGGTGTTGCTATGAGATTTATGTCAGAGCAGTAATGCGAGAAGAAGCTCGGAAACAAGCAAGTGGGAGTGCATAATGAAAGTTTGTTTCTGCAGCAGTACTTCTGATTCTGTTGGCAGTGATATCTAGTTCTCTTGGGATTTTGTTTTGCCTTAAATAAGAGTGAAGTGCTAAAACTTTATGCATTTGACTTGTGGTAGATTTCCATTTCAATAATAGCAGTCATATAAATGTTTGTATGGTGATGATGTTGATTTTTTCTCCAATTTCTGAATGATGTTTGATAGGCTGCAAAAGTGTCTTATAGGAAGTCTTTGAAAATTGGCAGGAATTcgaagaaaattgattttcgcgctccattttttactgatggcgctccacttttaacgtaaagttactagtaacttcatgaacaaagtgaagcgccatcagtaaaacgtagagtgcaaaaatcaatatCCAATTCGAAATGAATGTTTCATTCACTCGAGTGTGTGGGACCAATAGTACTTATGCCtacatttttcattaaaacTGTTGCAATCTCAcgcctttttttttcccttctttttttgaatggcaactGGACACTTATACACAATTTTATTATACACCAAAAAAACTAGACTATGGTTACATCATACACCGGAGTGTGACGTGAGACTTATCTCGAGATCCTGCACACTAATAAGGgttgtttaatttatttaaaacatatttttaagagtCCTTGTATAATATCAGTCCATTTGAATATTGGTAAGATATATCAATTTTCGTCCCCGAATTAGTAAGGCAAAAATTAAATGCATTGATCTAGCTCTTTCCGATATTTAAATGAGAAGATTATGTGCAAGGACCTAAGAAGATTTTATACAAATTACGTGGTTCAAATCATTACTCCAAAATTAATTCAACGCAATTTAGTGTAAATGTtatgtacaccaaatggtgGTGTACCCATAAGTGGGGATCAACGTGCACTGCACCACCGGCAGTGGTGGGGATGTACCTACCCCACCAGTGTGTGTATCTACCCCAGCATGACATGGCAGGAAGTGCTTGGTACTGACTGTAGAGATTGGATGAGTTGGTCAAGACGTCAAGTACTGCCTTGTCCGGGGTATATGGCCCAGTGGGAAATGGCGCCCATAACACATAAAAAGGTACAAATCAAGACGCTAaatgctattggtaccgatagCATTTGATTTGAACCGATGGACAGGCGGGATCCATTTTGGATGCTACATGGATAATTAGAACAgtttaacaatttaaaaaaaaaaccaagtggacccataaaatctgaatgaaaaaatacaaacttgGATGGAGCACTTACACATATGGAAGAATGGATACATATTAGATTCAGCAGATTTTTCATGGGCCCACTTGATTTGTTTTTaaatattgaacggctcggatcattcatGCGggacccggagtgggccccgtATGCCCATCGGAACCGATtcgaaaaatggaagattggatACATATCAAattgaacttatttttcatGTTCAGATgggcccactcaatttttttaaatattgaacAGCTTGAATCATTTAAGTGAAACTTGAAGTGGGCCCCATGTACCTATCGGTTCTCTATTGGTCGGTAGCAAGCAGGCCTTCTTCGCCTTACTTGACTCTTTCTTTTCCCACCCTTGCCTCAAAGAATCAAAGAGCTTCTCTTCTGAGTTCTGACTCAATTTCGCACTACTACTACAATTAGAATAGAATACCTTCTTACATAGTAGGACTCAATGAAGACTCACACTGCATTTCaagccccgtttgataaccctCTTAAGCTTTGGGATTAGACTATCAATTTCAAGGGGCTCCTATATAAACTTTTGTTTGATAACCCAAATAGATCCGATCTAATAATTCCTTGGGATGAGTAGCGTGGCCTTTTAAGGGGGATTCATAATACCCCTTGGGACGTGGTATTGATAATCCAATCTCAAGTAGGTTGATGCCAAAGTACAAAGTTGCCCTTGGACTAGTAATGGAAGCTACTTTGCATGAgggcaaaaatgaaaatatatactatcaatccaatcctattCCATGGAAACAAATATGGTATTAATAATCttatcatctaatctcatctcaaacaaacatgctTATTATCAATCCCCTCTCATTACCAATCACAATCCTTGTTACAAATCTCACTCATCTATCACTGATATTAAACGTGAGAGAATAACAATGAAGTCATTTTTGTTTATAACGCAAATAGAGTACTGAAACAATTTACTAATTGCACGGTAAAcagctaaataagccatttgacttctttttttggggcGACTATTcacagccccgtattttcttccttagcccactacatttcggtaaatggttgttgaaaatcatacataacatttcggtaaatagctgttgaaaataagattatatttcggtaactacatgttgaaaatatattcaaccttcggtaaacaactgccgtacatacattttcggtaaatagctattgaaaaaaatattatatttcggtaattgtatgctgaaaatgtatctaaatttcggtaactaactgtcgagtataattaaaaatttttaacggactaagggagaaaatacggagcTACGAATAGccgcctctttttttttattaaaaaaattgcatttgttaagTTGCGACCAACTTGAACAAATAATGGTTGCATATACCGCACATTACTAAAACTATGCATAatattgaagagagagaggggggaagagagagaaactggaCGCTATCAACTCCCTAATTTATGTTAATTGGCTGAAATTGGGGATTTTTAGCATGTGAAGTGAAGAGCAGGTCAGATCCATCCACTTTAGACGTGCTTTTGTTAAGCCATCCAAATTGGAGTTGTCGACAATGACACAtacctttctttgttttttaaccaaaaaaaaaacaagatttaACAGCGGTAAAGCGGATTGGAATTTTGTTGTTGTGGGTGGACAATAGGTGTGCCCCCAATAAAAGTTCGACATGTTGTTTAGAAACAAGTGCATGTTTATTCCTCGGAcggtgccttttttttttaatccatgcTAAAAGTATATCTTGTAAACAATTGATCAATGTTCGATTCTTGAGGTTAGaccgcaagaaagtaattttatgTGAATTCTCTAGTTACGATGTGGATGGTGTGCCTTTGACCGGATCAGGAACgagattagtcaaggtgcaccATGCACGTAAGCTGGTGCAGACACTCTGCccagcggaaaaaaaaaaaagtatattttgttttcaatGCCTGCCAACTGAGACCATGGCTTTTCCttgttttgaattaaaaagaGGACGGTGGGGGTTTGTGTTTTCAGTAGGAGACTATTTGCTTTAATTTTCTTGTGAATTAGGAAGATAATTATTTTTGGTGAAATTACTTATAAAGCAAACGTCATATACTTGAGATTGTCTTAAAGCTAGGCAAGAATATGCAGAGGCAATTGATAAAGAAAACGTGTGGTCATTATCAGGATGTATTGTCAATAGCAATAGCAAAAATTACTTTGGAAATAGCTCTGATTTAATATGTTGATGACAACAATCTCTTTAATATCGAGTAATAATTGTACAACGTCTTGGCCCAACAGCATGAGGAGTATAATTAGGTGTCAGGAATAAGAAGGTCAAAagttcaactcttttttttgcattgtgCTAACCTAACCATTCACTGATAAACAAATCGAGTGATTATATGGCTACTTGCACAATGTCTCTTACAATAAGTTATCAAttctttttattaaaatacTCACGACCTGTCGAGAGATTCACATTACTATTATTTTCTTATGAGGAGCCTAATACTCGTAACCCGGATTACTAAAATAATGAAACGCATCATAATTCTTAATtcatccaaaaaagaaagaggataaAGGAATGGCTATTCTTATTATAGAAATTTATTTAGCCCTTCACCCCTCAATCAAATTTGCACAATCTTACATTTGGTTGCAACTTGACCACAAACTTGGAAAAATAATTATGTATTTGGTCCACCTTTTATTCAAGTGCCCTCCActcagattttgaaattttgaactttgATTGTGTTGACAAATCGATAGCCGCTCCTCCAAAGTCGTACAATACCACTATTTTAAGGAAAGCTTTGTTGAATTTTAAGGAAAATAGCTTTCAATTCAACATGAACCATAGAGTTTCAAAgaacaattcataacatttgttTCCAAAATTAATCTAACCGGGCTTACCTCAGTTGGTCACCCATGTACATTTCTAGATAGTTAGGAAATCTGACGGTTTATTTTTGCCAAAACGAACATTGATTACTTGTTTCCATGAATGTGAGctctttatttacttatttctTCCTTAACATGGTTATCAGTTGAAATTTGTATAATTTAATGTAATTCAGATACTTGTATTTTTGAACCATtaatagttttttcttttctttttttgtctcttccaaaaaaagttaaaatatttttcaaatttacgTAAATACCCCAAATTATGACAGCTCCACCATATGTCCttcatttttataattttgttataaGACCAATTATTAGCACCTAGCAGGTGTGGTAAGACATATATGCTGCCTCTCTGACAATCTTAGCTGTGAAAACTCGATTCAAGAGAAAGGAATACTTATACAGATATAGAAAGAACAGATTCTTCTTATTTTGCAAGAAATTCTCTGGTTTGTGAAACTGTGTTTATTGGGAGATCAGAGGAGAAAATGGCAACTTATGGAGGGACAACCCAGAAGTGTAAGGCATGCGATAAGAAAGTTTACTTGGTAGAACAGCTCACAGCTGATGACAAGGTCTTCCACAAGGCTTGCTTTAGGTGCCACCACTGCAAAGGAACCCTCAAGGTGATAAATCCTCTTCttggcttttcttttctctagATAACCTAATGTCCGAGCCAGCTTGCGCAAACTTCGCTAATTTCAGGGCCTTGAAGTTAATAATCAGGCAAAACCTTAGGTGCactaagtttgaaaattttggccTACGTGGGATTCAAACATGCGATCTCATGGACAAAATCCCAAGTGATGAGTATATATAAATTTGGAATTGTGTCTATTTGTATCTGAGATTTTTGCATGTTGTCATATTGCTGATTGAAATTCTGATGTGGGTTTGATTCAAGATGATCATGACTAGCATCTATGGAtcattttcttgatttctctaTTATGGGATTTGTATAAATTGTGTTTGTtcaattgataatgagaagagTTGCAGGTTTTGTAGTAATGGTTGTGAGGAATATGATTATGACCTCTAGGTTGAGCTTTTGGGTTGTCTACATATGTGAAGTATGGTTTTTTATCCAATTGATGATTGTGTATCTGATATAGGCTTGGTTAGAATGATCAGGACTAGCATCTATGGGACATTTTTCTTTACTTCTCGCACGGAATTCATATAATTGAGTTTGGTTGATTATAGGTAAAAGTATGCAACTGTGTacgtatatgtatatatgagaTTTGTGCATGTTTTCAGGCTACAAACCGAAATTCTGATGTGGGTTTGTTTAAAGATGATCATGACTAAAatctattgaattttttttccccttaagtGATATCAACTTTGTTCAATTCAGTTTGCATGATGATGGATACGATAGTAGTCTTTAACTTGAGATTTTGGATCCTGAATTTCGCAATCTGAGAGAAATTTAGGAGTATTATCTATTGGCTACATCAAATCATGGCCCTAAGTTGAGTCTCAACTTACTTAGGTTGATATGGGTGATCAGATTCATAGGTGTTTGACGGAAAAACTGATCGCTCTGAGATTTACATATCATATAGATGGATGCTTTTGTCATATGAGTTTCACCCTTTTGTACACAGTTGTGCTCATTATGCTAACCGAAGTAGCTTACAAGCTTGTCAATCAATATCAGTGGAGAAAGTGGTAAAAATTTGGACAGATCAACTTGTGAATTTTCCTGTGTTACCATTAACTAAATGTTGAACCGGGATCAGAAAAGCAAAGCAGAATGTTTTTTCTAGCATAATCGAACATATCCGTAAAGATGCTAGTCATGATCATGCTTGGCTTCAATCATCAAAAGGTGTTAATGTTCTTGGGACTTTATCCTGTGAATGCCGTGATCTTAACTTGTAAACTCACATGGAGTTTGCTCATATGAAGCAAATGTTGAACTTTAGAACATCTTAATTCAGCTCTTCAAAAGCAACAGATATCTGCTATTCTacggtttttgttttgtcataaTTGAAAAGCATTAACGCCAGGGTCATGTGTATCTGTAATACTCTGCCTATCAACTTTGTAACTTCCTATTAGTTGACATACGAATTATGGTTCCATTTAGTGAAAGTGTAACTTTCCTCAAAACTAGATACGGAACCTCAGTAAAACTAGGAGAAGATCAACCGTCGTAAGTTTTACCCTGTCAAGACATGTTGGGCTTGCTTTTGGAGACTTTCAAGATGCGGACAGATACCTTAATCTGACAACAGCCACTCCTATCTGCCATTGTAGTTAGAGATTCGGCTATGGATTTGAACTATTGAACCTGTTACCCGGGACAAAATAGCAAAATTCTCTGTGCTTTAGTGTGTCTTTCAACTTTCTTCCATTTAGGTTCCAAGATGTCCAACCTGTGATACAGTTACCTAGCCATTCCCCAATTAGTCCCCGGGATGTATATCTCGTGTATTGCCTAACCTTTCTCCTTTCTTACAAGAAGATATAACTTTCCAATCAAATGATAAGCCGTGAATCCTTGATGAAGCGGTGATTGGTTgtcaatgagaaaaaaaaatcagaaaatggaggacttgaaaattttcaaaccgATTAAAGCTTCAGTTTTCTGTATTATTTTCATACAGTATTGACTCTGCGGACTGTTTCatgttttctcatattttcttgAAATCATTGATTGCACAAAGATCTTCCATTCTTCCTTAAAGATTATGAAATTGGTTCCTTCTCTTCCTTTAGTACTCATAGATCAACATTTTTGTTACTACATATGTTATTCATTGCTAAAATTACTAAAGTTTTTATTTCGTTCTTTGCAGCTGAGTAACTATAGCTCCTTTGAGGGTGTGCTATATTGTAAGCCTCACTTTGACCAACTGTTAAAGATGACTGGAAGCTTGGACAAAAGCTTTGAAGGTAGCAATTAGCTTCGTCCTTTTATGATATCTCTAATTCACTTTTACTCTTCCATTTACATGTTTGATCTGATTAATAAGTCAATGTGtgtttcccttattttttttggccttgTAGGTGCTCCAAAAACTGTTAGACTGGACAGATCAGCAAACCAGGTACTGATGAGCAGATTTTGGAACTTTAGCCTTTAAAAGCAATTGTTAGTGTATGTCAAAATTTTCCTATCAAAAGATTTTGGAGTTGTGGGAATCCTTACAAAGTTGAAAAAGTGGTCTAAAACCTAAGTTTAGAAAAGCttggtttggggtactcttTGGAccagattttggattttttaagGAGCTGGTTTTCAGCTTTTAATAGTAATTAGTAAGCAATACCAACTTTTAAAGCAGCTTAATTATAATTTCGCAGCTATAATAAATAAGTTTAATTAGGCTACTACTCGAATCCAAAATCTATAATTTAAAGCAGAATATAAAGTTATAATCTAAAATCTGTTTCTACATATCTGTTGCAAACAACCTCTAAATTGTGCCGAGTTTGATACACCGTTTCTTAGGATTTGATACTGACTGAATAGAAAGTTTATGTAtcttgtttcttgctatgcttATTGGGACTCAAATTTGCACAGGGTCAAACCAACAGTAAAGTATCAAGATTATTTGGTGGAACTCAAGACAAATGCGTTGCTTGCAAAAAAACTGTTTACCCAATTGAGAAGGTACAGATTGGCACTTTATGTTCACTAAAGGATAGAAACATAGAAGTGGTTATAGGTTAGCTAGTGATGAACTTTGCATAAAAAGCCATCATTTTGTGTTCAAAATATAGGGAGGGAAATGGCTTTTTTTGCTTAATTCCAGTCTAGTGTCCCGACTCTGGGACTCCCAttgctctgtgtgtgtgtggacACTTATGTGAAGCTTTGCAAGAGATATATATCTGGGATAGTTTTGTTCAGTTGTGAAGTAATAGTAACAATAGAGTTCGCACGTCATTTATCCTTCCATTTTAGTTAGGAGTTCACCAAAATACCAAATGCCTTCTTTTAAATTTTCGAAGAAATTTATGCACATATCTTTTCAATTGCCACCACTTTCTAGATCTCCATGGTATTTCTCATTCACGATAACGAATATGTGAAAACAAAGTTGTGAGAAGAAAGATTGTTGGTGTTGGTTCGATATCCAGCATTGTCTCGATATCTAGCATTGCCTTTTTATCATAAGTTGCACTATGTAGGCTATTCAAGTTACCGGAATCTTTGCAATTTCTCTTGAAAGGCCTGCGTACCatagtttttgttgttgttgttttagGTGACAGTTGATGGCACGTTATACCACCGGGTTTGTTTCAAGTGCGCCCATGGAGGTTGTGTGATCAGCCCATCAAACTATGTGG
This DNA window, taken from Rhododendron vialii isolate Sample 1 chromosome 8a, ASM3025357v1, encodes the following:
- the LOC131336531 gene encoding succinate dehydrogenase subunit 7A, mitochondrial-like; amino-acid sequence: MAFLLNKTNILSHLRSHPQNTDESLSRRGFHVEPGPREKALLAEDPSLKRFKSHKKSVWRLKRIGDVLTIVVVAGCCYEIYVRAVMREEARKQASGSA